The Heliorestis convoluta genome includes the window AGAACGCTTTGGTTTGACAGCAGAAGTTTATAAAATTGGAGCACCTATCCCTTTTACGACGGAAGGTTTGTTTGAATATCTACAAGGCAAGTCCTCCGTGCTATGCGTTGAAGAACTTGAGCCAGTCATTGAAGAGCAATTGCTCACTGCTTTATCGCTAAACCGAGCATTCAATTCTCTGTCCGTCTATGGTAAATATTCCGAGACCTTGCCGCGAGAAGGTGAGTTTAACAGCGATCTCGTGGCAACGAGACTGCTTAGCTTCTTCCGAGAAGCTGATCCTTTGCTCGCAGAGAGTATCGAAGCAGCGTTGCCCAATCTTGTAGGTAGTACATATAGAAACACAAGTGAAGATCGCCCCGAACCGCCAAGAAGAGCACCCGTTCTATGTGCTGGCTGTCCTCATCGTAATTCTTTTTACGCTTTCAATGTGGCAGCTCGTCCTAAGAAGGCCATTTTTACTGGCGACATTGGCTGTTATACCCTTGGCGCTTTGCCCCCACTGAACGCTTCGGACACATGCCTCTGCATGGGCGCTTCTACAGCCATGGCAGCAGCCTTTCATAAAGTCGAAAAAGATCGTCCCGTTGTTGCTTTTATGGGGGACTCTACCTTTTTCCATTCCGGCATGGCGCCTTTAATTAATGCTGTTTATAACCAAGCTCGAATGACCCTTGTAATACTTGATAACGAAACGACGGCTATGACGGGCCATCAACCCCATCCTGGCATGGGTATAACGGGAACAGGAGAGCAGACTTTTCGCTTTAATTTTGAAGCCATAGCTCGCTCTTGCGGTGCCAACTGGGTACGCACTGTAGACCCTTACGATTTAGAGGCAACCATTGAGGCTGCTCGTGAGGCTTTAGATCAGCCTGGTGTTTCTGTTCTGATCTGTCAACGCCTATGTATTAACCGGACTCGTCCTTCTAAGCCTTACGTTGTCGACCAAGAGGCTTGCCTTCGCTGTGGAATCTGTATTGATCGCTTAGGCTGTCCTGCTCTTTTTGAAGGAGATCGGGGAGAAGATCGGAAGCAAAAGAGACGAGGGCCTGCTTATATTGAAAAAGCCAAATGTACGGGCTGTGGGGCCTGTGCGTATGTTTGTCCGAAGAAAGTGATTCAACAGGAGGGAAGCTTATGAACTGCTTTGACCTGATCATTTCTGGTGTTGGTGGGCAGGGAACAGTGCTTGCTTCCCGCCTTTTTGCAGAAGCGGCTCTTAAAGTTGGTCTAGAAGTGCGCACTTCGGAGACCATTGGCATGGCGCAGCGCGAAGGCCCTGTGATCAGCCATGTGCGAGTCGGTCAGAATCTCTCAGGCGCTTTGATTCCCAATGGAAAGGCTCAAATCTTGCTGAGTCTAGAACCAGCTGAAGCATTGCGCAACTGGGACAAGCTTGCTCCTGATGGCATAGCCCTTGTTAACAGTCGACCCATCATTCCGCCAGGATTATCGTC containing:
- the iorA gene encoding indolepyruvate ferredoxin oxidoreductase subunit alpha, with protein sequence MKHKLFMGNEAIAWGAIEAGVAVVAAYPGTPSTEITETVLRHSKEYGIAAEWSVNEKIALETAIAASWSGLRAMACMKQVGLNVAADPLMTLAYLGVKGGLVIVVADDPGPHSSQTEQDTRLFGRFAKIPVLDPATPAEAREMTLKAFELSEEMGVPVILRPTTRVCHVCQDIAFIPPPQEKSRLKGNFEKDPRWVIMPSRSSQAHRQLNAIQPKIARWTLQAGFNESRWIRGGNKELKDLGIIASGISFNYVKEALERFGLTAEVYKIGAPIPFTTEGLFEYLQGKSSVLCVEELEPVIEEQLLTALSLNRAFNSLSVYGKYSETLPREGEFNSDLVATRLLSFFREADPLLAESIEAALPNLVGSTYRNTSEDRPEPPRRAPVLCAGCPHRNSFYAFNVAARPKKAIFTGDIGCYTLGALPPLNASDTCLCMGASTAMAAAFHKVEKDRPVVAFMGDSTFFHSGMAPLINAVYNQARMTLVILDNETTAMTGHQPHPGMGITGTGEQTFRFNFEAIARSCGANWVRTVDPYDLEATIEAAREALDQPGVSVLICQRLCINRTRPSKPYVVDQEACLRCGICIDRLGCPALFEGDRGEDRKQKRRGPAYIEKAKCTGCGACAYVCPKKVIQQEGSL
- a CDS encoding indolepyruvate oxidoreductase subunit beta is translated as MNCFDLIISGVGGQGTVLASRLFAEAALKVGLEVRTSETIGMAQREGPVISHVRVGQNLSGALIPNGKAQILLSLEPAEALRNWDKLAPDGIALVNSRPIIPPGLSSNEKGYNVPSILNFLAQEKDRVSLLDATEIALEAGNVKAVNMVMLGALSTVDILPFPGESLWSVAEEVLPSHLLEVNRLAFQAGRTAFEKSVEII